The following are encoded in a window of Saccharothrix longispora genomic DNA:
- a CDS encoding glycosyltransferase → MTWLAVGLAVVGAVFFAFAARLQHEAVRAGGGPLRVLELLRRPRWLSGLVLLVAGAGVHAAALGMAPLSVVQPVGVVAIGVTALLDGRRRELPAVVVTTAGVGAFVFLAAGSATATVVAPEAELRAALVALGLVAVPGLVGVLASGPVARSLGFGAAGGVAYGFVSVLMRAVSQDVQRGGVSWSTAFSVAGIGVALVLGGWFIQHAYASGPPHVAVACLTVVDPLVAVGLGAGVLGEATRTSGAVALAELACALVAVGGVVVLARAPRALPVRRAVPDQAFPDQAVAVQAVTTRAGTTQAVATQAGTTGSETTVNDGRALRIVIAAETFPPDVNGAARFAHRLATGLAGRGHDVHVVCVSPSGEARTERVDGITVHRLRSHRTPFHRTFRIGLPWEVRRDVEVLLGELEPDLVHVQAHFVVGRYVLRQAVAAGIPTVATNHFMPENLFGHARVPAWLRGVASRWAWRDLGRVFGAADVVTAPTPRAVELLHDNGFPARAVPVSCGIDIERYRGRRVASSDRPTVLFVGRLDEEKRVDELLRAAALVPGLRVDLVGDGSCRAEWELLARDLGIADRVRFRGFVPEEELLDAYAAADVFCMPGIAELQSLATMEAMAAGKPVVVADAMALPHLCRPGRNGWLFTPGDVRGLADRLRAVTADPAVTARMGAASGELIAAHAIGMTLDTFESLYAKALGLPVVEREPLAA, encoded by the coding sequence GTGACGTGGTTGGCCGTGGGGCTGGCGGTGGTGGGCGCGGTGTTCTTCGCGTTCGCGGCGCGGTTGCAGCACGAGGCGGTGCGGGCGGGTGGGGGGCCGCTGCGGGTGCTGGAGCTGTTGCGCCGGCCGCGCTGGTTGTCCGGGCTGGTGCTGCTGGTCGCGGGGGCCGGTGTGCACGCGGCGGCGTTGGGGATGGCGCCGTTGAGCGTGGTGCAGCCGGTGGGCGTGGTCGCCATCGGGGTGACGGCGCTGCTGGACGGTCGGCGGCGCGAGCTGCCCGCCGTCGTGGTGACCACGGCCGGTGTCGGGGCGTTCGTGTTCCTGGCGGCGGGCAGCGCGACGGCCACGGTGGTGGCCCCGGAGGCCGAGCTGCGGGCGGCGCTGGTGGCGTTGGGCCTGGTGGCGGTGCCGGGGCTGGTGGGTGTCCTGGCGTCGGGGCCGGTGGCGCGGTCGCTGGGGTTCGGCGCGGCGGGCGGTGTGGCCTACGGCTTCGTGTCGGTGCTCATGCGCGCGGTGTCGCAGGACGTGCAGCGCGGCGGGGTGTCGTGGAGCACCGCGTTCTCGGTGGCGGGCATCGGTGTCGCCCTCGTCCTCGGCGGTTGGTTCATCCAGCACGCCTACGCCAGTGGACCGCCGCACGTGGCGGTCGCCTGCCTCACCGTGGTGGACCCGCTCGTGGCCGTGGGCCTGGGGGCGGGGGTGCTGGGTGAGGCGACCCGGACCAGCGGCGCGGTGGCCCTGGCCGAACTCGCCTGCGCCCTCGTCGCCGTCGGCGGCGTGGTGGTGCTGGCCCGCGCACCCCGTGCGCTCCCCGTTCGTCGAGCAGTCCCGGATCAGGCATTTCCGGATCAGGCAGTCGCAGTTCAGGCAGTCACCACCCGAGCAGGCACCACTCAAGCAGTCGCCACCCAAGCAGGCACCACCGGATCGGAGACGACAGTGAACGACGGACGCGCCTTGCGGATCGTGATCGCCGCGGAGACGTTCCCGCCTGACGTGAACGGCGCGGCCCGGTTCGCCCACCGCCTGGCCACCGGCCTGGCGGGGCGCGGCCACGACGTGCACGTGGTGTGCGTGTCGCCGTCGGGGGAGGCCCGCACGGAGCGCGTGGACGGCATCACGGTGCACCGGTTGAGGTCGCACCGGACGCCGTTCCACCGCACGTTCCGGATCGGCCTGCCGTGGGAGGTGCGGCGCGACGTGGAGGTGCTGCTGGGGGAGTTGGAACCGGACCTGGTGCACGTGCAGGCGCACTTCGTGGTGGGGCGGTACGTGCTGCGGCAGGCGGTCGCGGCGGGCATCCCGACGGTGGCGACGAACCACTTCATGCCGGAGAACCTGTTCGGCCACGCCAGGGTGCCGGCGTGGTTGCGGGGGGTGGCGTCGCGGTGGGCGTGGCGGGACCTGGGGCGGGTGTTCGGCGCGGCGGACGTGGTGACGGCGCCGACGCCGCGCGCGGTGGAGTTGTTGCACGACAACGGTTTCCCGGCGCGGGCGGTGCCGGTGTCGTGCGGGATCGACATCGAACGCTACCGGGGGCGGCGGGTGGCGTCGTCGGACCGGCCGACGGTGCTGTTCGTGGGTCGCCTGGACGAGGAGAAGCGGGTGGACGAGCTGCTGCGCGCGGCGGCGCTCGTGCCGGGCCTGCGGGTGGACCTGGTGGGTGACGGCTCGTGCCGCGCGGAGTGGGAGCTGCTGGCCCGGGACCTGGGCATCGCCGACCGGGTCCGCTTCCGCGGGTTCGTCCCGGAGGAGGAGCTGCTGGACGCGTACGCGGCGGCGGACGTGTTCTGCATGCCGGGGATCGCGGAGTTGCAGAGCCTGGCGACGATGGAGGCGATGGCGGCGGGCAAGCCGGTGGTGGTGGCGGACGCGATGGCGCTGCCGCACCTGTGCCGGCCGGGGCGCAACGGGTGGCTGTTCACGCCGGGCGACGTGCGGGGGCTGGCGGACCGGCTGCGCGCGGTGACGGCGGACCCGGCGGTGACGGCGCGGATGGGTGCCGCGTCGGGGGAGCTGATCGCGGCGCACGCCATCGGCATGACGC
- a CDS encoding DUF998 domain-containing protein, giving the protein MAEIRGDRRAAVVPLAVGGLVLSLFPIVYLHVSSVGELSPITHTISDYIFVDDGAGLLAVTALSLAAASAALLVALVRSGLPRRGPVAVLLGLWSAGLAVATVFPTDPSGSPTSFSGAVHRYAGAVMFAALPLAGWLISRTFIASTALRRFSVAAGITSVVFMLSHVAVLFPGSGAVVVGLFERVLFALLYCVLFLLAVAALRRGVRS; this is encoded by the coding sequence ATGGCGGAAATCCGGGGGGACCGGCGGGCGGCGGTGGTGCCGTTGGCTGTCGGGGGGCTCGTGCTGTCGTTGTTCCCGATTGTTTACCTGCACGTGTCGTCGGTGGGCGAGTTGAGCCCGATCACGCACACGATCAGCGATTACATCTTCGTGGACGACGGCGCGGGGCTGCTGGCGGTGACGGCGCTGTCGCTCGCGGCGGCGTCGGCGGCGCTCCTGGTGGCGCTGGTCCGGTCGGGTTTGCCCAGGCGGGGGCCGGTGGCGGTGCTGTTGGGGCTGTGGTCGGCGGGGTTGGCGGTGGCGACGGTGTTCCCGACGGACCCGTCCGGTTCGCCGACGTCGTTCTCGGGGGCGGTGCACCGGTACGCGGGGGCGGTGATGTTCGCGGCGTTACCGCTGGCGGGGTGGTTGATTTCCCGGACGTTCATCGCGAGTACTGCTCTGCGTCGGTTTTCGGTGGCCGCGGGTATCACGTCGGTCGTATTCATGTTGAGCCACGTGGCGGTGTTGTTCCCGGGTTCCGGCGCGGTGGTCGTCGGTCTTTTCGAGCGGGTCCTGTTCGCGCTGCTGTACTGCGTGCTGTTCCTCCTGGCGGTCGCGGCGCTGCGCCGGGGGGTGCGGTCGTGA
- a CDS encoding ABC transporter ATP-binding protein has product MEVSGLVKRYGSTHAVNGLDLALRTGTVLALLGPNGAGKTTTVEVCEGFRKADAGTVRVLGLDPARDGDRLRPRIGVMPQGGGGYPGIRADEMLRLVATCAADPLDPDWLLDVLGLTGAVRTPYKRLSGGQQQRLSLACALVGRPELVFLDEPTAGMDPQARHLVWDLVCALRDDGVSVLLTTHLMDEAETLADHVVIVDGGRVVAQGSPTDLTSHHADDQQLRFRARPGLELTLLHDALPEGMKVREANRGSYLVEGRITPQVVSTVTSWCAQQGVLAEELTVAKRSLEDVFLELTGRELRP; this is encoded by the coding sequence GTGGAAGTGTCGGGGCTGGTCAAGCGCTACGGCTCCACCCACGCGGTGAACGGGCTCGACCTCGCCCTCCGCACCGGCACCGTCCTCGCCCTCCTCGGCCCCAACGGCGCAGGCAAGACCACCACCGTCGAGGTGTGCGAGGGCTTCCGCAAGGCCGACGCCGGCACCGTCCGCGTCCTCGGCCTCGACCCCGCCCGCGACGGCGACCGCCTGCGCCCCCGCATCGGCGTCATGCCGCAGGGCGGCGGCGGCTACCCCGGCATCCGCGCCGACGAGATGCTGCGCCTCGTCGCCACCTGCGCCGCCGACCCGCTCGACCCCGACTGGCTGCTCGACGTCCTCGGCCTCACCGGCGCCGTCCGCACCCCCTACAAGCGGCTCTCCGGCGGCCAGCAGCAACGCCTCTCCCTCGCCTGCGCCCTCGTCGGCCGCCCCGAACTCGTGTTCCTCGACGAACCCACCGCCGGCATGGACCCCCAGGCCCGCCACCTCGTCTGGGACCTCGTCTGCGCCCTGCGCGACGACGGCGTCAGCGTCCTGCTCACCACCCACCTCATGGACGAGGCCGAAACCCTCGCCGACCACGTCGTCATCGTCGACGGCGGCCGCGTCGTCGCCCAGGGCAGCCCCACCGACCTCACCTCCCACCACGCCGACGACCAGCAACTGCGCTTCCGCGCCCGCCCCGGCCTCGAACTCACGCTGCTGCACGACGCCCTCCCCGAGGGCATGAAGGTGCGCGAGGCCAACCGCGGCTCCTACCTCGTCGAGGGCCGCATCACCCCGCAGGTCGTCTCGACCGTCACCTCGTGGTGCGCCCAGCAGGGCGTCCTCGCCGAGGAGCTGACCGTGGCCAAGCGGAGCCTCGAAGACGTGTTCCTGGAGCTGACCGGCAGGGAGCTGCGCCCGTGA
- a CDS encoding ABC transporter permease encodes MLLAQARTETLLTLRNGEQILLTVLIPVALLIAMTLMTIIPAPDPRVATSTARVLALAVISSAFTGQAIALGFDRRYGVIKRLAATALPRWLLVAGRVTAALAVVAVQVAVITVVALLLGWDPPPAGGLLWTVALLVLGTLSFGALGVLLGGALRAEIVLALANIVWFVLLLIGGVALGVEDLPGPLATVVDLLPSAALAEALTTTVVDGAAPGAGPVAVLLAWGLAAGALATRTTRVD; translated from the coding sequence ATGCTCCTCGCCCAGGCCCGCACCGAAACCCTGCTCACCCTGCGCAACGGCGAGCAGATCCTGCTCACCGTCCTCATCCCCGTCGCACTGCTCATCGCCATGACCCTCATGACGATCATCCCCGCGCCCGACCCGCGCGTCGCCACCTCCACCGCGCGCGTCCTCGCCCTCGCCGTCATCTCCTCGGCGTTCACCGGCCAGGCCATCGCCCTCGGCTTCGACCGCCGCTACGGCGTCATCAAGCGCCTCGCCGCCACCGCCCTGCCCCGCTGGCTCCTCGTCGCCGGCCGCGTCACCGCCGCCCTCGCCGTCGTCGCCGTCCAGGTCGCCGTCATCACGGTCGTCGCCCTCCTGCTCGGCTGGGACCCCCCGCCCGCCGGCGGCCTGCTGTGGACCGTCGCGCTCCTCGTGCTCGGCACCCTGTCCTTCGGCGCCCTCGGCGTCCTCCTCGGCGGCGCGCTGCGCGCCGAGATCGTCCTCGCCCTGGCCAACATCGTCTGGTTCGTGCTGCTGCTCATCGGCGGCGTCGCCCTCGGCGTCGAAGACCTCCCCGGCCCCCTCGCCACCGTCGTCGACCTGCTGCCCTCCGCCGCGCTCGCCGAAGCCCTCACCACCACCGTCGTCGACGGCGCCGCCCCCGGCGCCGGGCCCGTCGCCGTCCTGCTCGCCTGGGGCCTCGCCGCCGGCGCCCTCGCCACCCGCACCACCAGGGTCGACTGA
- a CDS encoding COX15/CtaA family protein: MSVPPWFTRFLGTFQRAFAIAVVIAQGGIAVTGSIVRVTGSGLGCPTWPQCFEGSMVPVEHPEVASLHQWVEFGNRTLTGVVGVIAALCVLAAWFNRPRRRRVVTLALIQFGGVVLQAVVGGLTVLTGLLWWTVSVHFLISMALVWFAVLLVAALREGDEPARPLVPRPLMALQVVQAAVLGLLLLAGTFVTAAGPHAGDAATPRLDAPVDTLAQLHADLLFLFLGMLVALGFALRGHPVPRRPYRLLVAVVLAQGVLGMVQYWTGVPEVLVSLHVLGAGAVVVATAALWTSTRERAHFVDDGLRSHTAGSSVASHA, encoded by the coding sequence GTGTCCGTCCCACCCTGGTTCACCCGCTTCCTCGGCACGTTCCAGCGCGCCTTCGCCATCGCCGTGGTCATCGCCCAGGGCGGCATCGCGGTCACCGGCTCGATCGTGCGGGTGACCGGGTCGGGCCTCGGCTGCCCCACCTGGCCCCAGTGCTTCGAGGGCAGCATGGTGCCCGTCGAGCACCCCGAGGTCGCCTCCCTGCACCAGTGGGTCGAGTTCGGCAACCGCACCCTCACCGGCGTCGTCGGCGTCATCGCCGCCCTCTGCGTCCTCGCCGCCTGGTTCAACCGGCCCCGCCGGCGCCGCGTCGTCACGCTCGCGCTCATCCAGTTCGGCGGCGTCGTCCTCCAGGCCGTCGTCGGCGGCCTCACCGTGCTCACCGGCCTGCTCTGGTGGACCGTCAGCGTCCACTTCCTGATCTCGATGGCACTCGTCTGGTTCGCCGTGCTGCTCGTCGCCGCGCTCCGCGAGGGCGACGAACCCGCCCGCCCCCTCGTGCCCAGGCCCCTGATGGCGCTCCAGGTCGTGCAGGCCGCCGTCCTCGGCCTCCTGCTCCTCGCCGGCACCTTCGTCACCGCCGCGGGCCCCCACGCGGGCGACGCGGCCACCCCCCGCCTCGACGCCCCCGTCGACACCCTCGCCCAACTCCACGCCGACCTGCTGTTCCTGTTCCTCGGCATGCTCGTCGCGCTCGGCTTCGCCCTGCGCGGCCACCCCGTGCCCCGCCGCCCCTACCGGCTGCTCGTCGCCGTCGTGCTCGCCCAGGGCGTGCTCGGCATGGTCCAGTACTGGACGGGCGTGCCCGAGGTGCTGGTCTCACTGCACGTGCTGGGCGCGGGCGCGGTGGTCGTCGCCACCGCCGCCCTGTGGACCTCGACCCGCGAACGGGCTCACTTCGTCGACGACGGCCTGCGCTCCCACACGGCGGGCAGCTCCGTCGCCAGCCACGCGTAG
- a CDS encoding GbsR/MarR family transcriptional regulator: MSVGRETRLSAWIERFAAHFEKEGIPLIGGRILGYLLVCQPTERTAAELSQELEASSGSISTNMKFLVNAGLVTKRTRRGRQASQYRINEKRWADLVQTKLDALISVRELTESGMRLMSGDPERAMRLRAVDDLYAWLATELPAVWERRPSSTK; the protein is encoded by the coding sequence ATGAGCGTGGGACGGGAAACCCGGCTGTCCGCGTGGATCGAGCGGTTCGCGGCGCACTTCGAGAAGGAGGGCATCCCGCTGATCGGCGGGCGCATCCTCGGCTACCTGCTGGTGTGCCAGCCGACCGAGCGGACCGCCGCCGAGCTCTCCCAGGAGCTGGAGGCGAGCAGCGGTTCGATCAGCACGAACATGAAGTTCCTGGTCAACGCCGGTCTCGTGACGAAGCGCACGCGCCGCGGTCGGCAGGCGTCGCAGTACCGCATCAACGAGAAGCGCTGGGCCGACCTGGTGCAGACGAAGCTGGACGCGCTGATCAGCGTGCGCGAGCTGACCGAGTCGGGCATGCGGTTGATGAGCGGCGACCCGGAGCGGGCGATGCGGCTGCGTGCCGTGGACGACCTCTACGCGTGGCTGGCGACGGAGCTGCCCGCCGTGTGGGAGCGCAGGCCGTCGTCGACGAAGTGA
- a CDS encoding DUF742 domain-containing protein — protein sequence MSDREPPNEQAFADLLNGFSFDSRRRRSDKAAPERPPAGATGDTRPHRPVFDDEDDDFDYPREEAASIVRAYSWTGGRTTSSYQLEVETLVSAVDWEYPGGLKAEYHEVISLVAGPRSVAEVAALLRLPLGVAKVLLGDMAERGLIDVHRTGSGDSAEPDLGLMERVLAGLRRL from the coding sequence ATGAGCGACCGGGAGCCACCGAACGAGCAGGCGTTCGCCGACCTGCTCAACGGGTTCAGCTTCGACTCGCGCCGGCGCAGGTCGGACAAGGCCGCGCCGGAGCGGCCACCGGCCGGGGCGACGGGGGACACCAGGCCGCACCGCCCGGTGTTCGACGACGAGGACGACGACTTCGACTACCCCCGCGAGGAGGCGGCGTCGATCGTCCGCGCCTACTCGTGGACCGGTGGCCGCACCACCTCGTCGTACCAGCTGGAGGTCGAGACGCTGGTGTCCGCGGTCGACTGGGAGTACCCGGGTGGGCTGAAGGCCGAGTACCACGAGGTGATCTCGCTCGTGGCGGGACCGCGGTCGGTGGCGGAGGTCGCGGCGCTGCTGCGGCTGCCGCTGGGGGTGGCGAAGGTCCTGCTCGGCGACATGGCCGAGCGGGGCCTGATCGACGTGCACCGGACCGGTTCCGGCGACAGCGCGGAACCCGACCTCGGGCTGATGGAGCGCGTGCTCGCGGGCCTGCGCCGGCTCTGA
- a CDS encoding roadblock/LC7 domain-containing protein, producing MSTQKSRQVDQFGWLVGNFAERVPGVAHAVVISVDGLLLTASNGLPNDRADQLAAIAAGVASLTESASRCFDGGAVLRSVIEMQYGIMLLMSIRDGSCLAVLAAPDADVGQVAYEMTVVVEQVGQLLTPELRAQLHGAKRMMARPSA from the coding sequence ATGAGCACGCAGAAGTCGCGGCAGGTCGACCAGTTCGGCTGGCTGGTGGGCAACTTCGCCGAGCGCGTGCCGGGGGTGGCCCACGCCGTGGTGATCTCGGTGGACGGCCTGCTGCTCACCGCGTCGAACGGGCTGCCGAACGACCGGGCGGACCAGTTGGCGGCCATCGCGGCCGGCGTGGCGAGCCTCACCGAGTCGGCGTCGCGCTGCTTCGACGGCGGCGCGGTGCTGCGCTCGGTGATCGAGATGCAGTACGGGATCATGCTGCTGATGTCGATCCGGGACGGCTCGTGCCTCGCGGTGCTGGCCGCGCCGGACGCCGACGTGGGTCAGGTCGCCTACGAGATGACGGTCGTCGTCGAGCAGGTCGGCCAGCTCCTCACCCCAGAGCTGCGCGCTCAGCTCCACGGCGCGAAGCGGATGATGGCCCGCCCTTCCGCGTGA